A part of Paenibacillus donghaensis genomic DNA contains:
- a CDS encoding AAA family ATPase: protein MIKISKLEIENVKRVKAVKIEPTANGLTLVGGKNNQGKTSVLDAIAWALGGNKYRPSKAAREESAIPPYLHLTLSNGLIVERKGKNSDLKVVDPDGQKGGQMLLDSFVEELAINLPKFMSSTNKEKANILLQIIGVGQQLHEFEIKEQEVYNRRHTIGQIADQKAKFAKEQTYFPDAPKEPVSASEMIQQQQGILAKNGENQRKRQQLTQIQAAYDQQARELERLEALLNEAHIKRAQFAEDLDIAKKDALDLQDESTEELQANIRQIDEINRKVRANLDKDKAETDASDYRVQYDQLTTEINGIRQKKTELLTNANLPLPGLSVDDGELIYNGQRWDNMSGSDQLKVSTAIVRKLKPDCGFILLDKLEQMDLETLQEFGQWLEQEGLQAIATRVSTGEECSIIIEDGYVAGQEGVTLQTQPGEIDPGTTWELPKTNTWKAGEF from the coding sequence GTGATCAAAATTAGTAAACTCGAAATCGAGAACGTAAAGCGCGTCAAGGCAGTGAAGATTGAACCGACAGCAAACGGATTGACTCTGGTCGGCGGCAAGAATAATCAAGGTAAAACCAGCGTGCTGGATGCCATTGCCTGGGCGCTCGGCGGCAACAAGTACCGTCCTTCAAAGGCAGCTCGAGAGGAATCAGCCATTCCTCCATACCTTCACCTGACGCTGTCGAATGGTCTGATCGTGGAGCGCAAGGGTAAGAACAGCGACCTAAAGGTCGTAGATCCAGACGGCCAGAAGGGTGGGCAGATGCTCCTAGATAGCTTCGTGGAAGAGTTGGCTATCAACCTTCCAAAGTTCATGAGCTCCACCAATAAGGAAAAGGCCAACATCCTACTGCAGATCATCGGCGTAGGCCAACAACTACATGAATTTGAAATAAAGGAGCAGGAGGTTTACAACCGGCGCCACACCATCGGCCAGATTGCCGATCAGAAGGCCAAATTTGCCAAGGAGCAGACTTACTTCCCTGACGCTCCGAAGGAACCTGTATCCGCGTCAGAAATGATTCAGCAGCAGCAGGGGATTCTTGCGAAGAATGGTGAGAACCAACGGAAGCGGCAGCAGCTGACGCAGATTCAAGCTGCATATGACCAGCAGGCGCGGGAGCTCGAACGTTTAGAAGCATTGCTCAACGAGGCACATATCAAACGAGCTCAATTTGCGGAGGATCTGGATATTGCTAAAAAGGACGCCCTGGACCTTCAGGATGAGTCAACCGAGGAGCTGCAGGCCAACATCCGGCAGATCGACGAGATCAATCGGAAGGTTCGGGCGAATCTGGACAAAGACAAGGCGGAGACGGATGCCAGCGACTACCGCGTGCAATATGACCAATTGACCACGGAGATCAACGGTATCCGCCAGAAGAAGACGGAGCTCCTGACGAACGCGAATCTACCGCTGCCAGGACTGTCCGTTGATGATGGCGAGCTCATTTATAACGGCCAGCGTTGGGACAATATGAGCGGATCAGACCAGCTCAAGGTGTCTACGGCCATTGTCCGCAAGCTGAAGCCGGATTGCGGGTTTATCCTGCTCGACAAGCTGGAGCAGATGGACCTGGAGACTTTGCAGGAGTTTGGCCAGTGGCTGGAGCAGGAGGGCTTGCAGGCCATCGCCACCCGAGTTAGCACCGGTGAGGAGTGTAGCATCATCATTGAAGACGGCTATGTCGCCGGACAGGAAGGCGTCACACTGCAGACGCAGCCGGGCGAGATCGATCCGGGGACGACATGGGAATTGCCGAAAACGAACACTTGGAAAGCGGGTGAATTTTAA
- a CDS encoding iron-sulfur cluster biosynthesis family protein: MMIQVTPLAERKLQHLLGEKPGIFKLFYDTEGCGCDGINVLLIVNEAESYDLPLEAGKLPFIISSQQEIFYEEKLRLDADEHLPSFKLASDSQIYGNNIQLRDLRGADSLKPGSGMAYCATSKL, encoded by the coding sequence ATGATGATTCAAGTTACACCACTCGCAGAAAGGAAATTGCAGCATTTACTTGGAGAGAAGCCGGGAATATTCAAGCTCTTTTATGATACAGAAGGCTGCGGCTGCGATGGAATAAATGTGCTGCTGATTGTAAATGAAGCCGAGAGCTATGATCTGCCGTTAGAAGCAGGCAAGCTTCCCTTCATTATTAGCAGTCAGCAGGAAATCTTTTATGAAGAGAAGCTGCGGCTGGATGCGGATGAACATTTACCCTCCTTTAAGCTTGCCAGTGATTCGCAAATTTACGGGAACAATATACAGCTGAGAGATTTGCGTGGAGCCGATTCACTGAAGCCAGGCAGCGGAATGGCATATTGTGCTACTTCCAAGCTGTGA
- the yyaC gene encoding spore protease YyaC has protein sequence MKTRKEIDALSRKLDGLLPVDLSNVAFLCIGTDRSTGDSLGPLVGRYLKRRGIPRVFGTLQDPCHAQNLQEHLDSLQGKFVLAIDSCLGRSTSVGRIDIGEGPLQPGAGVGKELSEAGDAHIKGIVNVGGFMEYFVLQNTRLALVDDMATAIGRAICGVFRRQSQSAMAEAAVGLEGR, from the coding sequence GTGAAGACTCGGAAAGAGATTGATGCCTTGAGCCGGAAGCTGGACGGATTGCTGCCGGTAGATTTATCGAATGTAGCTTTCCTGTGCATCGGCACGGATCGTTCGACGGGTGACTCGCTAGGGCCGTTGGTCGGAAGATACTTAAAACGCCGGGGCATCCCCCGTGTGTTCGGTACGCTGCAAGATCCATGCCACGCGCAGAACCTGCAGGAACATCTTGATTCACTGCAAGGGAAATTTGTTCTTGCCATCGACTCCTGTCTCGGCAGATCAACTAGTGTAGGTAGAATTGATATCGGCGAAGGACCGTTACAACCTGGTGCGGGAGTCGGTAAGGAGCTGTCTGAAGCTGGAGACGCCCATATCAAAGGAATCGTCAACGTTGGCGGCTTCATGGAATATTTCGTCTTGCAGAATACCCGTCTTGCTCTAGTGGATGATATGGCCACGGCAATCGGTAGGGCGATCTGCGGAGTGTTCCGTCGCCAGAGTCAGTCGGCAATGGCTGAGGCGGCTGTTGGACTTGAAGGGAGGTGA
- a CDS encoding YxcD family protein yields the protein MAATVLSMDEIINAVCLHMAERKAVKVTEVQVELSWDEDTGYSAEVWIQGRSQYLVESNLVEAIIRYMLSEYGIRAFREDVLLEVDEEITAVVTVA from the coding sequence ATGGCTGCAACTGTACTGAGTATGGACGAGATTATCAATGCGGTCTGTCTGCATATGGCGGAGCGCAAAGCGGTCAAGGTCACCGAAGTGCAGGTAGAGCTAAGCTGGGACGAAGACACCGGTTATTCTGCCGAAGTCTGGATTCAGGGCCGCAGCCAGTACCTGGTGGAATCCAATCTGGTTGAAGCCATCATCCGCTACATGCTGAGCGAATATGGCATCCGCGCTTTCCGCGAGGATGTGTTGCTTGAAGTGGACGAGGAGATTACAGCTGTGGTGACTGTAGCATAA
- a CDS encoding DegV family protein, whose translation MAIKIITDSGSDVPLEYIEKYDISVVHLPVHFQHQLMPKETDTSSFYAMMRESKELPTTASPSPVEFLDTFKKVEAGTDILVICMSSNISSTYQTAMIAMEMYKDEGYTNNIEVIDSKRFSGGLSLIVALAAQWSLTSTSLLELKEKVLRQSREVQAYFTLDTLENVIKGGRLNRLSGAVASVLNIKLLLKISEEGTVEVVEKTRGLPKALNRLLAHLEEKQHDFERAAVAIVHSNCEKLALEIKARILEKYPFKEVVFSSMGPVMGTYAGEGGIGVAF comes from the coding sequence ATGGCTATCAAGATTATTACCGACAGCGGTTCAGATGTTCCCTTGGAGTATATTGAGAAATATGATATTTCGGTGGTCCATTTGCCTGTACATTTCCAGCATCAGCTGATGCCCAAAGAGACGGACACCTCAAGCTTCTACGCCATGATGCGAGAATCGAAAGAGCTGCCGACCACGGCCAGTCCCAGTCCCGTAGAGTTTCTGGATACCTTTAAGAAGGTGGAAGCAGGGACGGATATCCTGGTAATCTGCATGTCCTCGAACATCAGCAGCACTTACCAGACGGCTATGATTGCTATGGAAATGTATAAAGATGAAGGATACACCAATAATATTGAAGTTATAGATTCCAAAAGATTCTCCGGCGGTCTGTCCCTGATCGTTGCCCTGGCAGCCCAATGGTCGCTTACCTCCACAAGTCTGCTGGAGCTGAAGGAGAAGGTTCTCCGGCAGAGCCGGGAAGTGCAGGCTTATTTCACGCTCGACACGCTGGAGAATGTAATCAAGGGCGGAAGACTGAATCGCTTGTCCGGTGCGGTAGCTTCTGTACTGAACATCAAGCTGCTGCTCAAGATCAGTGAAGAAGGTACGGTGGAGGTAGTAGAGAAGACACGTGGCCTGCCGAAAGCACTGAACCGTCTGCTTGCCCATCTGGAGGAGAAGCAGCATGATTTCGAGAGAGCGGCTGTTGCCATTGTACATAGCAACTGTGAGAAGCTGGCCCTGGAGATCAAGGCGCGGATTCTGGAGAAGTACCCCTTCAAAGAGGTAGTGTTCTCCAGTATGGGTCCGGTGATGGGTACATACGCGGGTGAGGGCGGCATTGGCGTAGCTTTTTAG
- a CDS encoding replication terminator protein, which produces MSKSVKITLDSLADGGIVERFQQELDKVLANIGDPNTSAKAARKVNISLTIKPDEKREIAEVSIQATSNLAPAKELMTTILMDRDNDGKVVGAELKSGMQGQSYMDNEGEVRSDTGEKIKRIY; this is translated from the coding sequence ATGAGTAAAAGCGTGAAAATCACATTAGATTCCTTGGCCGACGGTGGCATAGTCGAACGGTTCCAGCAGGAGCTGGACAAGGTTCTGGCGAACATTGGTGACCCGAACACAAGCGCCAAAGCTGCGCGGAAGGTAAATATATCACTCACAATCAAGCCTGATGAAAAGCGGGAGATTGCTGAAGTCTCCATTCAGGCCACGTCGAATCTGGCTCCGGCGAAAGAACTGATGACCACCATCCTTATGGACCGTGATAATGACGGAAAAGTGGTCGGTGCGGAACTGAAGTCAGGTATGCAAGGTCAGTCCTATATGGATAACGAGGGTGAAGTCCGCTCTGATACAGGTGAAAAAATCAAACGCATCTATTAA
- a CDS encoding Asp23/Gls24 family envelope stress response protein codes for MDQESLKGQVNISDDVVTSIVSHVVMDTPGISGMSGSSISGGWVKRLAGKAGAKGLSVEVSAEQVAIHLGIIVNYGCAIQEVCRNLQLNVRNAVENMMGLSLVAVHVKVERIAFS; via the coding sequence ATGGATCAGGAATCTCTGAAAGGGCAGGTCAATATCTCGGATGATGTTGTAACGAGTATTGTCAGCCATGTCGTAATGGATACGCCGGGAATCTCAGGCATGTCGGGGAGCAGCATCTCTGGCGGCTGGGTCAAACGATTGGCCGGCAAGGCAGGCGCCAAAGGGTTGTCGGTTGAGGTATCAGCAGAGCAGGTCGCTATTCATCTCGGAATCATCGTAAACTATGGCTGTGCTATTCAGGAGGTCTGCCGCAATCTGCAGCTGAATGTCCGCAATGCCGTAGAGAATATGATGGGCTTGTCGCTGGTGGCTGTTCATGTCAAGGTTGAGCGGATTGCCTTTTCCTAA
- a CDS encoding helix-turn-helix domain-containing protein: MYEKFLSLLEQSGKTPYQISKETGISTATLTNWKQGNYKPKADKLKILADYFGVTVDYFLQEDKKFDGTAVQK; the protein is encoded by the coding sequence GTGTACGAGAAATTTCTCAGTCTTTTAGAACAGTCTGGAAAAACTCCTTATCAGATTTCTAAAGAAACAGGCATTTCTACTGCAACGCTGACCAATTGGAAGCAAGGTAATTACAAACCCAAAGCAGACAAACTGAAAATCTTGGCTGACTATTTTGGCGTGACCGTTGATTACTTCTTGCAGGAGGATAAGAAATTTGATGGGACGGCGGTGCAAAAATGA
- a CDS encoding DEAD/DEAH box helicase, which produces MAMELRPYQQESRESIQTEWGKGVRRTLLVLPTGCGKTIVFSKVIEDQVRLGKRVLVLAHRGELLDQAADKLAKSTGLGCATEKAEQTSIGSWFRVVVGSVQTMMRDKRLQKFAADHFDTIIIDEAHHCLSDSYQRVLDYFKEAYVLGVTATPDRGDMRNLGSYFESLAYEYTLPKAIKEGFLSPIKAMTIPLKLDLTSVGQQAGDFKSSELGTALDPYLDSIAAEMWRVAKDRKIVVFLPLVKTSQKFTSILNAVGFRAAEVNGDSQDRAEILADYDSGKYNVLCNSMLLTEGWDCPSVDCIVVLRPTKVRSLYSQMVGRGTRLFPGKEDLLLLDFLWHTERHELCHPAHLIAENEEVAQAMTQQIEQAGIALDLEVVEKQATEDVISQREEALAKMLNEMKRRKAKLVDPLQFEMSIQAEDLSSYVPAFGWEMAPPSEAQIKTLEKLGILPDQIDNAGKASKLLERLDKRRAENLTTPKQIRQLENRGFEHVGSWSFEAARKLIDRIAGNGWRTPADINPKEYRGE; this is translated from the coding sequence ATGGCTATGGAACTTAGACCCTATCAACAGGAGTCCCGCGAGTCGATTCAGACGGAGTGGGGGAAGGGCGTCCGACGGACGCTCCTGGTCCTCCCTACAGGCTGCGGCAAGACCATTGTATTTAGCAAGGTGATCGAAGACCAGGTAAGGCTGGGCAAGCGTGTGCTTGTCCTGGCTCACCGGGGGGAGCTGCTGGATCAGGCGGCCGACAAGCTGGCCAAGTCAACCGGCTTAGGGTGTGCCACCGAAAAGGCAGAGCAAACATCTATAGGCAGCTGGTTCCGGGTGGTGGTCGGCAGCGTGCAAACCATGATGAGAGACAAGCGGCTGCAGAAGTTCGCCGCAGATCATTTCGACACCATTATCATCGATGAAGCTCACCATTGCCTTTCAGATAGCTACCAGCGGGTGCTGGACTATTTCAAAGAGGCATACGTGCTGGGTGTAACCGCAACTCCAGACCGTGGCGACATGCGCAACCTGGGTAGCTATTTTGAATCTTTGGCATATGAATACACGCTGCCCAAGGCGATTAAAGAGGGCTTTCTAAGCCCGATTAAGGCCATGACGATTCCCCTGAAACTGGACCTGACTTCCGTCGGGCAGCAGGCAGGCGACTTTAAAAGCAGTGAGCTGGGCACAGCACTGGACCCGTACCTGGATTCCATTGCTGCTGAAATGTGGCGGGTTGCCAAGGACCGGAAAATCGTCGTTTTCTTGCCGCTGGTGAAGACCAGCCAAAAGTTTACTTCTATACTAAACGCCGTCGGCTTCCGTGCTGCTGAAGTCAATGGAGATTCGCAGGACCGGGCAGAGATACTGGCCGATTATGATAGCGGCAAATACAACGTTCTATGTAATTCCATGTTGCTAACAGAAGGCTGGGACTGCCCGAGCGTAGATTGCATCGTCGTCTTGCGGCCGACCAAGGTCCGCAGTCTTTACAGTCAGATGGTTGGGCGAGGTACCCGGCTGTTTCCAGGCAAGGAGGATCTGCTGCTGCTTGATTTTTTGTGGCACACCGAACGGCATGAACTTTGCCATCCTGCACACCTGATTGCCGAAAACGAAGAAGTCGCCCAGGCCATGACCCAGCAGATCGAACAGGCAGGGATTGCGCTGGATCTGGAAGTGGTAGAGAAGCAGGCGACTGAAGATGTCATTTCGCAGCGTGAAGAGGCACTGGCCAAGATGCTGAATGAAATGAAACGCCGGAAGGCTAAACTGGTTGATCCGCTTCAATTTGAAATGAGCATTCAGGCTGAAGACCTATCCAGCTATGTACCAGCCTTTGGGTGGGAAATGGCTCCACCGAGTGAAGCGCAGATCAAGACACTTGAAAAGCTGGGAATTCTACCAGATCAGATCGACAATGCCGGCAAGGCGTCGAAGCTGCTGGAGAGGCTGGATAAACGGCGAGCTGAGAACCTGACCACACCAAAACAGATTCGGCAATTGGAAAATCGGGGCTTTGAACATGTGGGGTCATGGTCCTTTGAAGCAGCTCGGAAGCTGATTGATCGCATTGCCGGTAATGGCTGGCGAACGCCTGCCGACATCAACCCTAAAGAATATCGTGGGGAGTAG
- a CDS encoding ImmA/IrrE family metallo-endopeptidase — MGKHITIELFQTHGTNCPIRIATEREITVLYEDLGKNTWGYYTCIRRMPVIHINSRLQGFLRPFAVAHELGHHFLHPGVNTPFLRRNTLFSIDKIEREANHFALHLLIGDLQSELGETSHQFLLRCGIPEQFHEFY; from the coding sequence ATGGGGAAACATATAACCATAGAACTCTTCCAAACCCATGGAACCAATTGCCCAATAAGAATTGCAACCGAGAGAGAAATAACGGTTCTGTATGAGGATTTAGGAAAAAATACTTGGGGGTATTACACTTGTATTCGGCGGATGCCAGTCATTCACATTAATTCTCGTCTGCAAGGATTCCTCCGTCCCTTTGCGGTGGCGCATGAGTTAGGCCACCACTTTCTACATCCTGGTGTCAACACACCATTTCTGCGAAGAAATACACTGTTTTCAATAGACAAGATCGAACGGGAAGCGAATCATTTTGCTCTACATTTATTGATCGGAGATCTTCAGTCAGAATTAGGCGAAACAAGTCATCAATTTTTGCTACGCTGCGGGATTCCTGAGCAATTTCATGAGTTTTACTAA
- a CDS encoding helix-turn-helix domain-containing protein, with protein sequence MTEQLRPTIDVLDAAAYLSVSKYTVINRIKQGELKAYKQGNIWKIKREWLLEYEESLVSQPKGANP encoded by the coding sequence ATGACCGAACAATTAAGGCCCACCATTGACGTGCTCGACGCTGCGGCCTACCTGAGTGTTAGCAAGTATACCGTGATCAATCGGATTAAGCAGGGGGAGCTCAAGGCATATAAACAAGGGAATATTTGGAAGATTAAACGGGAATGGCTCTTGGAATACGAAGAAAGTCTAGTGTCTCAGCCGAAAGGAGCTAACCCATGA
- a CDS encoding AbrB/MazE/SpoVT family DNA-binding domain-containing protein, producing MKATGIVRQLDGLGRVVIPKELRRTMNIAEGDGLEIFVNGDQIVLKKYNPGCTLCGSLEDIEYLSGKPICRACVVRIVKLQASVEG from the coding sequence ATGAAAGCTACTGGAATTGTTCGTCAATTGGATGGGTTGGGCCGTGTCGTTATCCCCAAAGAGCTGCGTCGTACTATGAATATTGCTGAAGGCGATGGACTTGAAATCTTCGTTAATGGTGATCAAATTGTATTGAAGAAATATAATCCCGGCTGCACGCTTTGTGGAAGCCTGGAAGACATTGAATACCTCTCTGGTAAACCGATCTGCCGTGCTTGTGTGGTCCGCATCGTCAAGCTTCAGGCAAGCGTGGAGGGGTAA
- a CDS encoding ATP-binding protein: MQVITGKVQKAKKVVIYGPEGVGKSSLAAQFPRPIFIDTEGSTTEMDVARLPRPSSWEMLKQQVRWIWQSGQYGSLILDTIDWAEMLCVDSVCSTHAKNGIEDFGYGKGYIFVSEELGRMLNLLSDVVEAGIHVVLIAHAQIVKFEQPDEMGAYDRYQLKLGQKTGSRTAALVKEWADMVLFINYKTFSVSTDKEGKKNKAQGGVRTVYATHHPAWDAKNRHGLPDEFPLDYGYIAHIFSGPAQAPAAPPAASPQQAAPPASPPPQSPPPADPPSPPNPPQQPSGAPQQVLDPNIHKPLRDLMLQYQVREDEIQIVVSEKQIYPVDTPVSRYDLAYVNGVLVAAWTQVFEAIKNRREQLPF, encoded by the coding sequence ATGCAGGTCATTACCGGAAAAGTCCAGAAGGCCAAGAAGGTTGTAATCTATGGGCCGGAAGGGGTCGGCAAGTCTTCCCTGGCTGCTCAATTCCCGCGTCCAATTTTCATTGATACCGAAGGCAGCACGACGGAAATGGATGTAGCGCGGCTTCCCCGGCCGTCCAGTTGGGAAATGCTCAAACAGCAGGTTCGATGGATATGGCAAAGCGGACAATATGGGTCACTCATCCTTGATACCATTGATTGGGCAGAGATGTTATGCGTGGATAGCGTCTGTTCCACACATGCAAAGAACGGCATTGAAGATTTCGGATACGGTAAGGGATACATTTTTGTTTCCGAGGAATTGGGCCGGATGTTGAACCTTCTCAGTGATGTAGTCGAAGCTGGTATCCATGTGGTGTTGATCGCCCATGCTCAAATCGTGAAATTCGAGCAGCCGGATGAAATGGGCGCCTATGACCGGTACCAGCTCAAGCTTGGGCAAAAGACCGGTTCCCGAACGGCTGCACTGGTCAAGGAATGGGCTGACATGGTGCTGTTCATCAATTACAAAACCTTCAGCGTCTCCACAGACAAGGAAGGTAAGAAGAACAAGGCTCAGGGCGGCGTACGCACCGTCTACGCTACACATCACCCGGCATGGGACGCCAAGAACCGTCACGGCCTGCCAGATGAATTTCCGTTGGACTATGGCTATATTGCCCATATCTTCAGTGGGCCAGCTCAGGCTCCCGCCGCACCGCCGGCAGCGAGTCCGCAGCAGGCCGCTCCACCAGCCAGTCCGCCGCCACAGTCACCGCCGCCTGCTGATCCACCGTCACCGCCGAATCCACCGCAGCAACCGAGCGGCGCGCCTCAGCAAGTGCTTGATCCAAACATTCATAAACCCTTACGTGATTTAATGTTGCAGTATCAAGTGCGTGAGGACGAGATTCAGATTGTGGTCAGTGAGAAGCAAATTTACCCCGTTGATACACCGGTTTCCAGATATGATCTTGCTTACGTCAACGGCGTACTTGTGGCTGCCTGGACACAAGTGTTTGAAGCTATTAAAAACAGAAGAGAGCAATTGCCATTCTAA
- a CDS encoding helix-turn-helix domain-containing protein, producing the protein MYEIFEDLLKKHKVTAYRVAKETGITTATFTSWKQGKYNPKREKLQKIADYFGVTVDYLMGVSEKSEDLVEAKPYYALTKKDERDVAEELERMMNDLNSNAALAFMGEPMDEEDRELLRISLENTLRMSREMAKKKFTPKKFRN; encoded by the coding sequence ATGTACGAAATATTCGAGGATCTTTTAAAAAAACATAAGGTTACAGCGTATCGGGTAGCAAAAGAAACGGGCATTACTACGGCGACCTTCACCAGCTGGAAACAAGGAAAATACAATCCTAAACGTGAAAAACTCCAAAAGATAGCTGACTACTTTGGAGTGACTGTTGATTATTTAATGGGTGTTTCCGAGAAAAGTGAGGATTTAGTTGAAGCTAAGCCCTATTATGCTCTCACCAAAAAAGATGAGCGTGACGTCGCAGAAGAACTAGAACGGATGATGAATGATCTCAACAGTAACGCAGCTCTGGCATTCATGGGCGAGCCTATGGATGAAGAAGATCGGGAACTGTTAAGAATATCACTTGAAAATACCCTAAGGATGTCTAGGGAAATGGCGAAGAAAAAATTCACTCCAAAAAAATTCAGAAATTAA
- a CDS encoding tyrosine-type recombinase/integrase: MPKKKTEKELPTNIRARDGKFSYRYRIPVTKIVDGVEVKSSKEMESPRFDTLGEAEDFGILIKAQKIKKELFYSEKITVSIWGKIWLKDYELEQGVGEETVRLRDYGLRKLNEVFGAFQMRDVTQNTFQQFLNKLKAEGFARSSIALIKSSARMMFAHAIVKGILTVNPTDGTFIPKDKRQARKTGEKRAILPKYLEKEELKTFLQLSRFMMHVNYWALFIVLAYTGLRIREAAGLQWEDIDQQRRTIDINKQVKGTSVRKYHFSPTKNVQSERVISYGETVQKALSQLQAWQQNERLSAKGINPKDNFVFWSEYPGYPISVNSIARMMQRVLEAGNLPLNLTAHSFRHTHVSLLASNSKVSLPEIQARIGHKSNSKVTELIYLHVTKHRQMQMADDFEWAINN, from the coding sequence ATGCCAAAAAAGAAAACAGAAAAGGAGCTGCCGACAAATATCCGCGCGAGAGATGGTAAGTTTTCCTATCGGTATCGTATCCCTGTGACAAAGATTGTTGATGGCGTAGAGGTTAAAAGCAGCAAAGAGATGGAGTCTCCCCGTTTCGATACACTTGGCGAGGCCGAAGATTTCGGTATTCTTATTAAAGCCCAGAAGATAAAAAAAGAACTATTCTACTCCGAAAAGATAACCGTCAGCATTTGGGGGAAAATCTGGCTTAAAGACTATGAACTTGAGCAGGGAGTCGGAGAGGAAACCGTAAGGCTTCGCGATTATGGGCTAAGAAAATTAAATGAAGTATTCGGTGCGTTCCAAATGCGCGATGTAACTCAAAATACGTTTCAACAATTTCTGAATAAATTAAAAGCAGAAGGATTCGCCAGATCCAGTATAGCCCTAATTAAGTCTTCGGCAAGGATGATGTTTGCTCATGCAATAGTCAAAGGTATATTAACTGTAAATCCCACAGATGGTACTTTTATACCCAAAGACAAAAGACAAGCACGAAAAACCGGCGAAAAAAGAGCTATCCTTCCGAAATACCTTGAGAAAGAAGAACTAAAAACCTTCCTTCAGTTATCACGATTCATGATGCACGTAAACTATTGGGCGCTTTTCATCGTTCTAGCCTATACAGGTTTACGTATTAGAGAAGCGGCGGGACTCCAATGGGAAGACATCGACCAACAACGAAGAACTATAGACATAAACAAACAAGTTAAGGGAACGAGTGTCCGAAAATACCACTTTTCTCCAACGAAAAATGTCCAAAGTGAACGCGTAATAAGTTACGGAGAGACCGTTCAAAAAGCATTAAGCCAACTACAAGCTTGGCAGCAAAATGAACGTTTGTCAGCAAAAGGCATTAATCCAAAAGATAACTTTGTCTTCTGGAGCGAATACCCCGGATACCCTATTTCCGTCAACAGTATTGCTCGGATGATGCAAAGAGTACTAGAAGCTGGAAATCTTCCACTTAACCTTACAGCTCACAGTTTCAGACATACTCATGTTTCACTCCTTGCTTCTAATTCGAAAGTAAGTCTTCCAGAAATACAAGCTCGGATTGGACACAAAAGCAATTCTAAAGTAACTGAACTTATTTATTTACACGTGACTAAGCATAGACAAATGCAGATGGCTGATGATTTTGAATGGGCAATAAACAATTAA
- a CDS encoding beta-class carbonic anhydrase yields MSQVSEIMKFNQNFVEHKDYEAYLTSRYPDKKILIITCMDTRLVELLPKAMNFKNGDVKIIKNAGAVISQPFGSVMRSVMVALYALEADEVIVVGHYDCGMASLNSDAMIQSIKKRGVSEQVLDTLENSGIKLTKWLRGFDNVEEGVIRSVELIKRHPLLPPNVPVHGMIIDPATGALDLVADGYKQD; encoded by the coding sequence ATGAGTCAAGTATCCGAAATCATGAAATTCAACCAGAACTTTGTAGAGCATAAGGATTATGAGGCCTATCTCACCAGCCGTTATCCTGACAAAAAAATCCTCATTATTACGTGCATGGACACACGACTTGTCGAACTGCTGCCCAAGGCAATGAACTTCAAGAATGGTGATGTCAAAATCATCAAAAATGCCGGTGCGGTAATCTCCCAGCCTTTCGGCAGTGTCATGCGCAGCGTGATGGTTGCCCTCTATGCCCTAGAGGCGGATGAGGTGATTGTAGTGGGCCACTATGATTGCGGTATGGCCTCACTTAATTCGGATGCTATGATTCAGTCGATTAAGAAGCGCGGGGTTTCTGAGCAGGTGCTGGATACCCTTGAGAATTCCGGGATCAAGCTGACCAAGTGGCTGCGCGGGTTTGACAATGTGGAGGAAGGGGTAATTCGTTCTGTGGAGCTGATTAAGCGCCACCCCTTACTTCCCCCCAATGTGCCTGTTCACGGCATGATCATCGATCCAGCTACCGGAGCGCTTGATCTGGTCGCTGACGGGTACAAGCAAGACTGA